The following are encoded in a window of Providencia rettgeri genomic DNA:
- a CDS encoding DedA family protein has translation MTLHEIVTIVTDFTREHEVWALPIIFFLAFGESLAFLSLLLPATVILLALGALIGESNIVFWPVWLAAALGAFFGDWLSYWFGFRYKENVRRMWPISRNPEMIDKGQRFFDRWGIWGIFFGRFFGPLRAVVPLVAGICAMPQRHFQLANIASAMIWAFGILAPGALGLKWFASWIG, from the coding sequence GTGACGCTCCATGAAATTGTAACCATTGTGACGGACTTTACTCGCGAACATGAAGTCTGGGCGCTACCCATTATTTTCTTCCTCGCCTTTGGTGAATCTCTCGCTTTCTTATCCCTTCTTTTACCTGCAACTGTTATTTTGTTGGCACTTGGTGCTTTGATAGGTGAAAGCAATATTGTTTTCTGGCCTGTCTGGCTAGCTGCTGCATTAGGGGCTTTTTTTGGGGATTGGCTTTCTTACTGGTTTGGCTTTCGTTACAAAGAAAACGTGCGCAGAATGTGGCCAATTTCCCGTAACCCTGAGATGATCGATAAAGGGCAGCGTTTTTTTGATCGCTGGGGAATTTGGGGGATCTTTTTTGGTCGTTTTTTTGGACCATTGAGAGCTGTTGTACCTTTGGTCGCGGGTATTTGTGCGATGCCGCAACGCCATTTCCAGCTCGCTAACATTGCCTCTGCGATGATCTGGGCATTTGGCATACTTGCGCCAGGCGCGCTTGGACTTAAATGGTTTGCCAGTTGGATAGGCTAA